From Plectropomus leopardus isolate mb chromosome 4, YSFRI_Pleo_2.0, whole genome shotgun sequence, the proteins below share one genomic window:
- the spink4 gene encoding serine peptidase inhibitor, Kazal type 4, translating into MIGRAVFLGLLLICVAAEATENSGLLRKPSCPDVEEIMACPLNLAPVCGSDGNTYANECTLCVERQTTKMDILIAKEESC; encoded by the exons ATGATCGGAAGAGCTGTTTTTCTGGGACTCCTGCTCATCTGTGTGGCTGCAg AAGCCACGGAGAACTCTGGACTCCTGAGAAAG CCCTCCTGCCCTGATGTGGAGGAGATAATGGCGTGCCCTCTGAACCTCGCCCCTGTGTGTGGCAGCGATGGAAACACCTATGCCAACGAGTGTACCCTGTGTGTGGAGAGACA AACAACCAAGATGGACATTTTGATTGCCAAAGAGGAGAGCTGCTGA